One window of Nocardia nova SH22a genomic DNA carries:
- a CDS encoding TetR/AcrR family transcriptional regulator, with product MSSPSEEPAWKQRAVERSIRTAKLRAEQRVQRFLDAAQAIITEKGTTDFTVQEVVDRSKQSLRSFYLQFDGKHELLLALFEDALARTAEQLRAAADGQDDPLDQLRVTIELLFELSRPDPTAQRPLFTDFAPQLLVSHPAQVKIAHAPLLGLITDLMEKAKDQGRMRKELNTRRTAAMVMQTVMFTAQSTGATDEETAHPITAEEVWNFCAHGFAQE from the coding sequence GTGAGCAGCCCGAGCGAAGAGCCCGCCTGGAAGCAACGCGCCGTCGAGCGCTCGATCCGGACCGCGAAACTGCGTGCCGAGCAGCGAGTGCAGCGCTTCCTCGACGCGGCCCAGGCCATCATCACCGAAAAGGGCACCACCGACTTCACCGTGCAGGAAGTGGTGGACCGCTCCAAACAGTCCCTGCGCAGCTTCTACCTGCAGTTCGACGGTAAACACGAACTGCTGCTGGCCCTGTTCGAGGACGCCCTCGCGCGGACCGCGGAGCAGTTGCGCGCCGCCGCCGACGGCCAGGACGATCCACTGGATCAGCTGCGCGTCACCATCGAGTTGCTGTTCGAACTCAGCCGCCCCGACCCCACCGCGCAGCGGCCGCTGTTCACCGATTTCGCACCGCAACTGCTCGTCTCGCATCCGGCGCAGGTCAAGATCGCCCACGCCCCACTGCTCGGCCTGATCACCGATCTGATGGAGAAGGCCAAGGACCAAGGGCGGATGCGCAAGGAGCTCAACACCCGCCGGACCGCGGCGATGGTCATGCAGACCGTGATGTTCACCGCACAATCCACCGGCGCGACCGATGAGGAGACCGCACACCCCATCACCGCCGAAGAGGTCTGGAACTTCTGCGCGCACGGCTTCGCACAAGAGTGA